A single genomic interval of Eleutherodactylus coqui strain aEleCoq1 chromosome 3, aEleCoq1.hap1, whole genome shotgun sequence harbors:
- the UQCRC1 gene encoding cytochrome b-c1 complex subunit 1, mitochondrial — protein MRASVCLTVTWKMAASMYRAGGAAGKALLSGRSPALLCLRRNRSAVSYAQTLSNSADTQISTLDNGLRVASEESGQPTCTVGVWIAAGSRYENAKNNGVANFLEHLAFKGTKKRPQAALEQEVESMGAHLSTYTTRDQTAIYIKALSQDLPKAVEILADVVQNNSLEDSQIEQTREVVLREMQELDSNLEEVTFDYLHATAYQGTPLGQTIVGPTENVKRFTRADLLEFINLHYKAPRVVLAAAGGIKHQELCDLAQRHFGGLSSQYEDSIIPVLTPCRFTGSALSARDDDLPLAHVAIAVEGPGVNSTDNVALALANTIISNYDVTYGGGKNLSSNVGRAIVEYNLCQSFQAFNIRYSDTGLFGVHFVTDKMKIEDMLHVAQGEWMRLCTSATDGELSRAKKTLKNSLVAQLDGTTPVCEDIGRQILSYGQRISLQEWNSRIDAVSSKTLRDICSKYLYDRCPAVAAVGPVEQVPEYNRIRNAMYWLRF, from the exons atgcgtgcttcTGTCTGTCTCACTGTTACCTGGAAGATGGCGGCCTCCATGTACCGAGCCGGGGGCGCTGCGGGCAAAGCCCTGCTCTCCGGCCGCTCG CCTGCACTGCTATGTCTGCGGAGGAATCGGAGCGCTGTGTCCTACGCGCAAACGTTAAGTAACAGTGCTGACACCCAGATCAGCACTCTGGACAATGGACTGCGCGTCGCTTCCGAAGAATCTGGACAACCTACATGTACT GTTGGCGTGTGGATTGCTGCCGGCAGCCGCTATGAAAATGCGAAGAACAATGGAGTCGCGAATTTCCTGGAACATTTGGCCTTCAAG GGAACAAAGAAGCGCCCGCAGGCTGCTCTGGAGCAAGAGGTAGAGAGCATGGGCGCTCACCTCAGCACATACACCACACGAGATCAGACGGCCATCTATATAAAGGCACTGTCCCAGGATCTGCCCAAAG CTGTCGAGATTCTGGCTGATGTGGTTCAGAATAACAGTCTGGAAGACTCTCAGATTGAGCAGACCCGTGAGGTGGTGCTGAGGGAGATGCAAGAACTTGACTCTAACCTCGAAGAAGTGACATTTGATTATCTTCATGCCACTGCCTATCAAGGAACTCCTCTAGGCCAAACTATTGTGGGCCCAACTGAAAATGTGAA GAGGTTCACACGGGCTGATCTTCTGGAGTTCATCAACCTCCACTACAAGGCACCGCGTGTGGTCCTGGCAGCAGCAGGAG GAATCAAACACCAGGAGCTGTGTGACCTTGCCCAAAGACACTTTGGTGGACTTTCTTCCCAATATGAGGACAGCATTATCCCTGTGCTTACCCCATGCAGATTTACCGGAAGCGCA CTTTCTGCCCGCGATGACGACCTGCCCCTGGCTCATGTTGCTATTGCAGTGGAAGGACCCGGCGTGAACAGCACCGATAATGTTGCTTTGGCTTTAGCTAATACCATAATTAGCAACTATGATGTCACATATGGAGGCGGGAAG AACCTGTCCAGCAATGTGGGAAGGGCTATCGTCGAGTACAATCTATGCCAGAGCTTCCAGGCCTTCAATATCCGCTACTCTGACACGGGCCTCTTCGGAGTTCACTTTGTGACTGATAAAATGAAGATTGAAGACATGCTCCATGTGGCTCAGGGAGAGTG GATGCGTCTTTGTACAAGCGCAACAGATGGCGAACTGTCTCGGGCTAAGAAGACCTTGAAAAACTCTCTGGTGGCCCAATTGGATG GAACAACTCCTGTGTGTGAAGATATTGGGCGTCAGATATTGTCTTATGGCCAACGCATCTCCTTGCAGGAATGGAATTCCAGGATTGAT